One Manihot esculenta cultivar AM560-2 chromosome 6, M.esculenta_v8, whole genome shotgun sequence DNA segment encodes these proteins:
- the LOC110616528 gene encoding probable fructokinase-7, with protein sequence MAANHTTDGSKDWALNTNGGSKDNISLVVCFGEMLIDFVPTVAGVSLAEAPAFKKAPGGAPANVAVCISRLGGSSAFIGKLGDDDFGYMLADILKQNNVNHSGIRFDPSARTALAFVTLRADGEREFLFFRHPSADMLLRESELDMNLLKQARIFHYGSISLIAEPCRSAHLAAMRIAKSSGSILSYDPNLRLALWPSPENAREGIMSIWEQADVIKISEEEITFLTGGDDPNDDNVVLKKLFHPNLKLLIVTEGSEGCRYYTKEFKGRVGGVKVKPVDTTGAGDAFVGGILSSLASDLSLLKDEERLRDALLFANACGAVTVTERGAIPALPTKEAVLKLLGKAPA encoded by the exons ATGGCTGCCAATCACACTACAG ATGGTTCTAAAGATTGGGCCTTGAATACGAATGGAGGATCTAAAGATAACATCTCGCTGGTTGTTTGTTTTGGGGAAATGTTGATAGATTTTGTGCCAACAGTCGCAGGAGTTTCCCTGGCTGAAgcacctgctttcaagaaggCTCCTGGGGGTGCACCTGCTAATGTGGCTGTTTGCATATCAAGACTAGGTGGTTCATCAGCTTTTATTGGCAAG CTAGGTGATGATGATTTTGGCTATATGTTGGCTGACATTTTAAAACAAAACAACGTCAATCATTCTGGCATACGATTTGATCCCAGCGCAAGGACTGCACTGGCATTTGTTACTCTCAGAGCTGATGGTGAACGTGAATTCTTATTTTTCCGTCATCCCAGTGCAGACATGCTTCTTCGTGAGTCAGAACTAGATATGAATCTCCTCAAGCAG GCAAGGATATTTCATTATGGTTCTATTAGTTTGATTGCAGAACCATGCAGGTCAGCTCATCTTGCTGCTATGAGGATTGCCAAAAGTTCCGGTAGCATCCTTTCTTATGATCCAAATTTGAGATTGGCATTATGGCCATCGCCAGAGAATGCTCGAGAAGGCATAATGAGTATATGGGAACAAGCTGATGTCATTAAG ATAAGTGAGGAGGAAATCACATTTTTAACTGGAGGCGATGATCCTAATGATGATAATGTGGTCTTAAAGAAGCTTTTTCATCCCAATCTAAAGCTTTTAATTGTGACTGAAGGCTCTGAAGGCTGTAGATACTACACCAAG GAATTCAAAGGCAGGGTTGGTGGTGTGAAAGTGAAACCAGTTGACACAACCGGTGCAGGTGATGCCTTTGTTGGAGGGATTCTTAGCAGCCTAGCATCTGATCTAAGTCTATTGAAG GATGAGGAGCGGTTAAGAGATGCTCTTCTTTTTGCAAATGCCTGTGGTGCTGTTACGGTAACGGAGAGGGGTGCAATTCCTGCACTGCCCACTAAAGAAGCTGTCCTCAAACTCTTGGGGAAAGCCCCTGCGTGA